In Colletotrichum destructivum chromosome 8, complete sequence, the following proteins share a genomic window:
- a CDS encoding Putative cytochrome P450 encodes MTLTHEDSAGNLTTTTSTTFTTNMAATIPVRAAPLAVAQAHFVPLALAALLVLGVLQLGRTWWRLRHIPGPFLARFTNLQRIFWVKTTRAHLILQEEHARHGEVVRIGPNTVSISNPEVLPVIYTTRTGFPKSDFYPTLQGYTPNGGKLEAIFNTTSDDVHKTLKGPIAPLFTLANVPYLEPRVDEVLECLRDKLDSHFVQNNVVVNLGQWAQYFAFDVMGTLTFSKRYGFLDTGKDVGNMLQNIVHFMRVSAPYTQIPWFDKLARKNRVGDFLQRILGLQASMGIVAFVGKAIADKKQQRAEQGAKLTAANDANDDKYGRGKDFLTRYIEIVEKDSSVPPWAPVAWTFSNVIAGSDSVGSLMGTTLFNLLQYPHTLDALYRELRDANVSMPFPKWSEVRNLPYLDACVQEGVRMHPPFNLPFERVVPKGGITILGRFLPEGTVVGGSPFVVNRHKGWFGDDADFWRPERWLEKDEAHKKKLEQGILTFGGGRRICLGRYVGILEIKKLIPFLILNYDIRIVDPERFQVENSWFFFQSGLWATMKKRPQPEQPEPPAPTA; translated from the exons ATGACTCTCACTCACGAGGATTCGGCCGGGaacctcaccaccaccacctctaCCACCTTCACCACCAACATGGCCGCCACAATTCCCGTCCGGGCCGCCCCCTTGGCCGTCGCACAAGCCCACTTCGTTCcgctggccctcgccgcACTGCTagtcctcggcgtcctccagctcggccgcACGTGGTGGCGTCTGCGCCATATCCCGGGACCCTTCCTCGCCCGTTTCACCAACCTGCAACGCATCTTCTGGGTCAAGACGACGCGAGCCCACCTGATCCTCCAAGAAGAGCACGCCCGCCACGGCGAGGTCGTGCGCATCGGGCCCAACACCGTCTCCATCAGCAACCCCGAGGTTCTGCCCGTCATCTACACCACCCGTACCGGGTTTCCcaag TCCGACTTCTACCCAACCCTCCAGGGATACACGcccaacggcggcaagctcgaggccatcttCAACACGACGAGCGACGACGTGCACAAGACCCTCAAGGGCCCCATCGCGCCGCTCTTCACCCTCGCCAACGTGCCGTACCTGGAACCgcgcgtcgacgaggtgctCGAGTGCCTGCGCGACAAGCTCGACTCGCACTTTGTCCAAaacaacgtcgtcgtcaacctAGGCCAATGGGCCCAGTACTTTGCCTTTGATGTCATGGGCACCCTGACCTTTTCCAAGCGTTACGGCTTTCTCGACACGGGGAAAGACGTCGGTAACATGCTGCAGAACATCGTCCACTTTATGCGCGTCTCGGCACCG TACACCCAAATCCCCTGGTTCGACAAGCTGGCCCGCAAGAACCGCGTCGGTGACTTTCTGCAGcgcatcctcggcctccagGCGTCCATGGGCATCGTCGCCTTTGtcggcaaggccatcgccgacaagaagcagcagcgcgCCGAGCAGGGAGCCAAGctcaccgccgccaacgacgccaacgacgacaagtACGGCCGCGGAAAGGACTTTCTAACGCGCTACATCGAGATTGTCGAAAAGGACTCGTCCGTCCCGCCTTG GGCCCCCGTCGCCTGGACCTTTTCCAACGTCATTGCCGGCTCCGACTCGGTGGGCAGCCTGATGGGCACGACGCTCTTCAACCTGCTGCAGTACCCGCacaccctcgacgccctctaCCGCGAGCTGCGCGACGCCAACGTGTCGATGCCTTTCCCCAAGTGGAGCGAGGTCCGCAACCTGCCGTACCTCGATGCTTGCGTCCAGGAGGGCGTCCGCATGCACCCGCCCTTCAACCTGCCCTTTGAGCGCGTCGTGCCCAAGGGCGGCATCACCATCCTCGGCCGCTTTCTTCCCgagggcaccgtcgtcggcggcagccccTTTGTCGTCAACCGCCACAAGGGCTGgttcggcgacgacgccgacttcTGGCGGCCCGAGCGGTGGttggagaaggacgaggcccacaagaagaagctggagcaGGGCATCCTGACG TTTGGTGGCGGCCGCCGTATTTGTCTAGGCCGGTACGTGGGCATTCTCGAAATCAAGAAGCTGATCCCCTTTTTGATTCTCAACTACGAT atccgcatcgtcgacccCGAGAGGTTCCAGGTGGAAAACTCGTGGTTTTTCTTTCAGTCAGGGCTCTGGGCTACAATGAAGAAACGACCCCAACCCGAGCAGCCCGAGCCGCCAGCGCCAACAGCGTAA
- a CDS encoding Putative Acyl transferase domain superfamily, phosphopantetheine binding ACP domain, thiolase — MTLVNPSRIALFGPQKAHWTPQALAALQTTLKSDARLAFLREALETLPSLWPLIDSILDTADTAYPGAQKLQHLHDLATGTSTMTTTTKPLEFSNTELAPLTVVSQVVDWIQRHSDNNNLGLDTCDAAQGFCLGFLSAAAVSVATDTVSFRQHVSNAIRLAACIGAVIDVEDLAHAASDTVVAVSVRCKTPQDRAHLDSCLEILPRAYISCITDDKTLTVTLPQGSQETLSSLLKEAGITVVPVGIRGRYHNQEHSRAAERLARVCAEHGDLQLPGADKLLLPLRSTATSEVIETGSLHDIAIQLILCRRAHWFQTVKKTIGNGEHHQLLSYGTEPCVPPSLARKSKSNGTATGGAAVSSSDKDDEIAVVGMACRFPRSENLETFWQLLADGQTALGTMPADRFDPATLTREPRLANFYGNFIDAPDAFDHRFFGISGREAKSMDPQQRLALQVAYEALESAGYGGGAGSGTGGDGIKSTGPNVGCYLGVGSVDYDANVAARDANAFAATGTLRAFISGRVSHFFGWDGPSLTMDTACSSSAVAIHTARRALLAGECAMALAGGVNVITSPALHQNLAAGSFLNTCGSSRAFDDGASGYCRGEGAGILVLKPLSRAVADGDRVLGLLAGSAVNQNSNRSPITVPDSSSQGSLYRRVLDEAGIQPHEVTYVEAHGTGTKVGDPIEYESVRSTFSGPLRTGPVYLGSVKDNIGHAEAASGVAGVIKTLLMMQHQTIPKQANFSRLNRTIKVLPGDADDVVVPESTLAWTTTTTTERRAALVNNYGAAGNNAAILVRQYTPAPSTRQSISSPVSSSTAYPIALSAKSETSLRSYMDVLKGFLLDRDEDGNPRRPLASVAYHIARAHNPAFDRRVAIVAHDAQDAAAALATASPAVVAAKKPVVLCFGGQTGRTVSVSKALYDDSDLFKSHLDKCEATCRTLGVSIYPAIFQNQPVDDTVTLHCMLLSLQISCAQSWIDSGLQVDTLIGHSFGQLTALCIAGSLDLHDTFRLVAGRARLLRDSSAILQDRGAMLAVECDAADIDDIVTGVRMTAAGHRVDIACYNGPRNFVLAGDVASIAAATDRCRLHGRVKTTKLQNDHAYHSYLTDAILPDLRELAASVTVRPPRIRVETCTADASWPSSFGPDEIVEHTRQPVFFDQAVARIAARLPSAVWLEAGSATPIIPMTRRVLSSTTTTTKTTTQINPRSADVFIPVQLGTTVDAAAQLAKATCDLWTAGSPAQYWLFHSSSSHRYQEDFNVPPYQFEKSSHWLPFEAPVPAPVATGAKPEAISTPSPESEPESESETHFPPGFVTRVHPGDAAVPGEHLFVVDTQGPLFQLAARGHAVTGQSICPASMFVEMVARATMLVPKKPLTRRGGGGGAQVPSLSDLTMSAPLGIGNSQTTVIRLRETGPDAWAFAIISQASASDPRGATQHASGTFAWTGADDAAAAKRLQLLGRLGSSQLKTATSSATSTAAISGAMVYKWFAEVVDYADYYRGVQSVSADDGNRAVGRVAMPARRPPPLADAGVCDPITLDNFLQVAGIHCNCLSDRDKAAVLMCTSVDEIVFSPNFLAADKRSDDDEWVVYTRFDDDPKQPKTRTNDIFVCEAASGNIVVAVLGATFHSVPFRSLAKSLGRLNAVVPESVPVLQSTKPVIPDLDDAAADSGYSSTDLVSQASDVDKTETHVGVFLSAAGDDHDTAASSTTTTTTTTATFVDTLAKVRALLSDMIEIPVDEVTPVTTLEELGIDSLLVTEVLAEIQKQFGVQLSQEQFAGCDHVRDVATLLQPVAAAAADADFDADEAHVTVKTPAMPPSVSHGSSSIATYPHPKQTPGLPNLASIGHDAFTRCLSSYDTHADAAAYTDFYSRVFPIQSELVVQYVLTAFAQLGCDLARLGPGDILPAVDHQQKHSKVVTQLHQILVDAGLATKDGFPHAGAGSTTYRRTAMPLPTTPAPVLMERLLRQFPQHASETKLLYSTGSRLAECLTGRAEPVSLIFQDAAARALLADVYTNAPMFKTGTLQLAEYLSSIVSALAGKGRRPLRILELGAGTGGTTKSVIETLIAIAPAGGAAANFTYTFTDLSSSLVAAARRRFAQWSSFMEYKVVDVEKDPAPEFLGAYDVILSTNCIHATRDLVASTGNIRRMLRPDGLLCLVELTRNLYWFDLVFGLLEGWWLFEDGRQHALAGEERWEQALRKAGFEWVDWSRSSTRESETLRVITASAHNPVPAKAPAPAPVLAHNPSTTQQGVQTILFKDVDGVQLHADIYYPEAAVASGRKLPVALMIHGGGHIMLSRNDIRPRQTDMLLKSGFLPVSVDYRLCPEVTLAEGPMTDVVDALSWVRNVLPSLLRPGFSIDTNQVVAVGWSTGGHLAMTLAWTSLARQVAPPAAILAFYSPLDYEDDFWMHPNLPRGATSDSAESFPLDARIWDGGVFDTARVEYRVAPAKRALGGWMAASDPRSRLALHMNAQGRTLHVLLNGLDKTTRQPPAAPTSAEIAAVSPLARVRAGHYTTPTFIIHPREDDLIPWQQADRTWRALRDRGVEAELRLVEGVPHLFDLARTMDDAAERAVVEGYEFLCRHVGVSLRL, encoded by the exons ATGACACTTGTCAACCCCTCCCGTATCGCCTTGTTTGGGCCGCAAAAGGCCCACTGGACACCGCAGGCTCTCGCAGCCCTGCAGACGACGCTGAAAAGCGATGCCCGTTTGGCCTTCCTCCGAGAGGCTCTCGAGACGCTCCCCTCGCTGTGGCCGCTGATCGACTCTATACTGGATACGGCGGACACGGCATACCCTGGGGCGCAGAAGCTGCAGCATCTCCACGACCTTGCAACGGGTACTTccacgatgacgacgacgacgaagccgttGGAATTTTCCAACACGGAACTGGCGCCGCTCACAGTGGTGTCCCAGGTAGTGGACTGGATCCAACGCCATagcgacaacaacaacctcggACTCGACACGTGTGACGCCGCCCAAGGCTTCTGTCTCGGCTTCCtatcagcagcagccgtTTCCGTCGCCACTGATACGGTGAGCTTCCGGCAACACGTCTCGAACGCCATCCGGCTGGCGGCAtgcatcggcgccgtcatcgacgtcgaggacttGGCGCACGCGGCGTCTGATACCGTCGTTGCCGTGTCGGTCCGGTGCAAGACGCCGCAAGACCGGGCCCATCTGGATTCCTGTTTGGAGATTCTGCCCAGG GCCTATATATCGTGCATCACGGACGACAAGACTCTGACCGTCACTCTGCCGCAGGGCAGCCAAGAGACGCTGAGCTCGCTCCTGAAAGAGGCCGGCATTACGGTCGTCCCCGTCGGCATCCGGGGCCGCTACCACAACCAGGAGCACAGCCGGGCGGCCGAGAGGCTCGCAAGAGTCTGTGCCGAGCACGGTGATCTGCAGCTCCCTGGGGCCGACaagttgctgctgccgctgagatcgacggcgacctcggaGGTCATCGAGACGGGATCTCTGCACGACATCGCCATCCAGCTCATCCTCTGCCGACGCGCCCACTGGTTCCAGACAGTCAAGAAGACCATTGGCAACGGGGAGCATCACCAGTTGTTGAGCTACGGTACGGAACCGTGTGTACCTCCGTCGTTGGCTCGCAAGAGCAAATCCAACGGCACGGCAAccggcggcgcagcagtATCATCAtccgacaaggacgacgagatcgccgTCGTGGGAATGGCGTGTCGGTTCCCGCGGTCCGAGAACCTCGAGACCTTTTggcagctcctcgccgatgGCCAGACGGCCCTCGGCACCATGCCGGCTGACCGCTTCGACCCGGCGACGCTGACGCGCGAGCCACGGCTGGCCAACTTCTATGGCAACTTCATCGACGCGCCCGACGCCTTTGACCACAGGTTCTTTGGCATCTCGGGCCGCGAGGCCAAGTCCATGGACCCCCAGCAGCGGCTGGCGCTGCAGGTCGCCTACGAAGCGCTCGAGTCGGCGGGGTACGGCGGGGGTGCCGGTTCCGGtaccggcggcgacggcatcaaGTCCACCGGACCGAATGTCGGGTGCTACCTCGGCGTGGGCAGCGTCGACTACGACGCCAACGTGGCCGCGCGCGACGCCAACGCCTTTGCGGCGACGGGCACGCTGCGCGCCTTCATCAGCGGCCGCGTGAGCCACTTCTTCGGCTGGGACGGGCCCTCGCTGACCATGGACACGgcgtgctcgtcctcggccgtcgccatccACACGGCCCGCCGCGCCTTGCTGGCCGGCGAGTGCGCCATGGCGCTGGCCGGTGGCGTTAACGTCATCACGAGCCCCGCGTTGCACCagaacctcgccgccggctcgtTCCTCAACACCTGCGGGTCGTCCAGGGCctttgacgacggcgcgTCCGGCTACTGCCGGGGCGAGGGTGCCGGCATCCTCGTGCTGAAGCCGCTCTCCAGGGccgtggccgacggcgaccgcGTGTTGGGCTTGCTGGCCGGGTCAGCCGTGAACCAGAACTCGAACCGCAGCCCCATCACGGTGCCCGACTCGTCGTCCCAGGGCAGCCTTTACCGGCGcgtgctggacgaggcgggcaTCCAGCCTCACGAGGTGACGTACGTTGAGGCGCACGGAACGG GAACCAAGGTCGGCGATCCGATCGAGTACGAAAGTGTCCGGAGCACCTTTTCCGGTCCCCTCCGTACGGGTCCCGTGTACCTCGGCTCCGTCAAGGACAACATCGGCCATGCCgaggcggcctcgggcgtgGCTGGCGTCATCAAGACGCTGCTCATGATGCAGCACCAGACAATACCCAAGCAGGCCAACTTTTCCCGCCTCAACCGGACCATCAAAGTCTTGccgggcgacgccgatgacgtcGTCGTGCCTGAGAGCACCCTTGcatggacgacgaccacgacgacagAGAGGCGAGCTGCCCTGGTTAACAACTACGGCGCAGCCGGGAACAACGCTGCCATCCTCGTGCGGCAATACACCCCAGCCCCATCGACTCGCCagtccatctcgtcgccggtTTCATCGTCAACAGCCTACCCCATCGCCCTCTCCGCCAAGTCGGAGACCAGCCTGAGGTCGTACATGGACGTGCTGAAGGGCTTCCTCCTGGACagggacgaggacgggaaCCCGCGCCGCCCCCTTGCCTCCGTGGCATACCACATCGCCCGGGCTCACAACCCAGCTTTTGACCGCCGCGTCGCCATTGTCGCGCACGACGCCCAAGAtgcggcggccgccctcgccacgGCCAgccccgccgtcgtcgcggccaAGAAACCTGTGGTTCTCTGCTTTGGCGGCCAGACCGGACGCACCGTTTCCGTCTCCAAGGCGCTCTACGACGACAGCGACCTGTTCAAGAGTCACCTA GACAAATGCGAGGCCACCTGCCGCACCCTCGGGGTCAGCATCTACCCGGCCATCTTTCAGAACCAGCCCGTCGATGACACGGTCACGCTCCACTGCATGCTCCTCTCGCTGCAGATCTCGTGCGCCCAGAGCTGGATCGACAGCGGGCTGCAGGTCGACACCCTTATCGGCCACAGCTTCGGCCAGCTCACCGCCCTCTGTATCGCCGGGTCCCTGGACCTCCACGACACCTTCCGCCTCGTTGCCGGCCGCGCCCGCCTGCTCCGCGACTCCTCGGCCATTCTCCAGGACCGCGGCGCCATGCTGGCCGTCGAGtgcgacgccgccgacatcgacgacatcgtGACCGGCGTGAGGATGACCGCAGCTGGTCACCGCGTCGACATCGCGTGCTACAATGGTCCCCGGAACTttgtcctcgccggcgacgtggcCTCTatcgccgctgccaccgATCGCTGTCGCCTCCACGGCCGCGTCAAGACGACCAAGTTGCAGAACGACCACGCCTACCACTCTTACCTGACGGACGCCATCCTGCCCGACCTGCGGGAGCTGGCCGCCTCCGTTACAGTCCGGCCACCCCGCATCCGCGTCGAGACCTGCACGGCTGACGCCTCATGGCCATCGTCCTTTGGCCCGGACGAGATTGTCGAGCACACTCGGCAGCCCGTCTTCTTTGACCAGGCAGTCGCCCGCATTGCCGCCAGACTCCCCTCGGCCGTCTGGCTCGAGGCGGGCTCCGCCACGCCCATCATCCCCATGACCCGGCGCGTCCTCTcttccacgacgacgacgacgaagacgacgacgcagatCAATCCCCGTTCTGCCGACGTCTTCATCCCCGTACAACTCGGCACgaccgtcgacgccgcggcccaGCTGGCCAAGGCCACTTGCGACCTGTGGACCGCCGGCTCGCCCGCGCAGTACTGGCTATTCCATTCGTCATCGAGCCATCGCTATCAGGAGGATTTCAACGTGCCGCCGTACCAGTTCGAGAAGTCGTCGCACTGGTTGCCGTTTGaggcgccggtgccggcgcccGTCGCTACCGGTGCCAAGCCCGAGGCTATCTCCACTCCCAGCCCCGAGTCCGagcccgagtccgagtccgagaCCCACTTCCCTCCCGGCTTCGTCACGCGAGTCCACCCGGGCGACGCGGCAGTGCCGGGCGAGCACCTGTTTGTCGTCGACACCCAGGGACCACTTTTCCAGCTTGCCGCACGCGGCCACGCCGTCACGGGCCAGAGCATCTGCCCGGCGTCCATGTTTGTCGAGATGGTGGCCCGGGCTACGATGCTCGTGCCCAAGAAGCCCTTGACAcgccgtggtggtggtggtggtgcgcAGGTTCCCTCGCTGAGCGACCTGACTATGTCGGCCCCGCTGGGCATCGGAAACAGCCAAACGACCGTCATCCGTCTTCGCGAGACGGGCCCGGACGCGTGGGCGTttgccatcatcagccaGGCCTCGGCGAGCGACCCCCGCGGCGCCACGCAGCACGCCAGCGGAACCTTTGCTTGGACGGGCgctgacgacgccgccgccgcgaagcGCCTGCAGCTGCTTGGCCGCCTGGGTTCCTCGCAGCTCAaaacggcgacgtcgtcggcgacgtcgacggccgccatcAGCGGCGCCATGGTGTATAAGTGGTTCGCCGAGGTGGTCGACTACGCCGACTACTACCGCGGCGTGCAGAGCGTGtcggccgacgacggcaaccgGGCCGTGGGACGCGTCGCAATGCCGGCgcggcgcccgccgccgctggcggaCGCCGGCGTGTGCGATCCCATCACGCTCGACAACTTCCTGCAGGTGGCCGGCATCCACTGCAACTGCCTGTCGGACCGCGATAAGGCGGCGGTGCTCATGTGCACGTCGGTCGACGAGATTGTCTTCTCGCCCAACTTCCTCGCCGCAGACAAGAGgagcgacgatgatgagTGGGTGGTGTACACgcgcttcgacgacgaccccaAGCAGCCCAAGACGCGGACCAACGACATCTTTGTGTGCGAGGCGGCCTCGGGAAACATCGTCGTGGCCGTTCTTGGCGCGACGTTCCATAGTGTTCCGTTCCGGTCGCTGGCAAAGAGCCTCGGCAGGCTGAACGCGGTCGTACCCGAGTCAGTGCCCGTGTTGCAGTCCACCAAGCCCGTCATTCCCGACTtggacgatgccgccgccgactctGGCTACTCCTCGACGGATCTGGTCTCTCAGGCGTCGGACGTGGATAAGACGGAAACCCACGTAGGCGTCTTCTTGTCTGCTGCTGGTGATGATCATGATACAGCTgcttcatcaacaacaacaacaacaacaacaacagcaacgtTTGTCGACACCCTGGCCAAGGTGCGCGCGCTTCTCAGCGACATGATTGAGATACCTGTCGACGAGGTGACGCCGGTGACGACGCTTGAGGAGCTCGGCATCGACTCGCTGCTTGTCACCGAGGTACTGGCTGAGATCCAGAAGCAGTTTGGCGTACAGCTGTCTCAGGAGCAGTTCGCCGGGTGCGACCATGTGCGCGACGTGGCCACACTGCTGCAGCccgttgccgctgccgctgctgatGCCGATTtcgacgccgatgaggcTCATGTCACGGTcaagacgccggcgatgccgccctcggtcTCACACGGTTCTTCGTCGATTGCTACTTACCCTCACCCTAAGCAGACTCCCGGACTTCCAAACCTCGCTTCCATCGGCCACGACGCCTTCACCCGGTGCCTCTCCTCGTACGACACGCacgccgacgcggcggcTTACACCGACTTCTACTCCCGAGTCTTCCCCATCCAGTCCGAGCTCGTCGTGCAGTACGTGCTGACGGCCTTCGCCCAGCTGGGCTGtgacctcgcccgtctcggcccAGGGGACATCCTGCCGGCCGTCGACCACCAGCAGAAACACTCCAAGGTCGTTACACAGCTGCACcagatcctcgtcgacgccggcctggccaCCAAAGACGGCTTCCCTCACGCGGGCGCGGGCTCGACCACCTACCGGCGCACCGCGATGCCTCTGCCCACCACGCCCGCGCCCGTGCTGATGGAGCGCCTGCTGCGGCAGTTCCCGCAGCACGCCTCCGAGACGAAGCTCCTCTACTCTACCGGCAGCCGGCTGGCCGAGTGCCTCACCGGCCGGGCCGAGCCCGTGTCCCTCATCTTCCAGGACGCGGCCGCGCGCGCCCTCCTCGCTGACGTCTACACCAACGCGCCCATGTTCAAGACGGGCACCCTGCAGCTGGCCGAGTACCTCTCGTCCATCGTCTCGGCGCTCGCGGGCAAGGGCCGGCGCCCACTCAGgatcctcgagctcggcgccggcaccggcggcacTACCAAGAGCGTCATCGAAACTCTGATCGCCATCGctcccgccggcggcgcagcagcaaACTTCACCTACACCTTCACCGACCTCTCGTCGTCACtggtggccgccgcccgccgccggttCGCACAGTGGTCCTCCTTCATGGAGtacaaggtcgtcgacgtcgagaaggaccCGGCGCCCGAGTTCCTCGGCGCCTACGATGTGATCCTGTCGACCAACTGCATCCACGCCACGCGCGACCTGGTCGCATCGACGGGCAACATCCGCCGGATGCTCCGCCCCGACGGCTTGCTgtgcctcgtcgagctcacGCGCAACCTGTACTGGTTCGATCTCGTCTTTGGCCTGCTCGAGGGCTGGTGGCTCTTCgaggacggccggcagcacgcgctggcgggcgaggagagaTGGGAGCAGGCCCTGCGGAAGGCCGGCTTCGAGTGGGTTGACTGGAGTCGCAGTTCGACCAGGGAGTCGGAGACGTTGCGAGTCATCACCGCCTCGGCGCATAACCCGGTCCCGGCCAAGGCTCCGGCCCCGGCTCCGGTTCTCGCCCATAACCCCTCGACAACACAGCAAGGCGTTCAAACGATCCTGTTCAAGGATGTTGACGGCGTCCAGCTCCACGCCGATATCTACTAccccgaggcggcggtagcGTCGGGCAGGAAGCTTCCTGTAG CCCTCATgatccacggcggcggccacatCATGCTTTCTAGGAACGACATCAGGCCCCGGCAGACTGACATGCTTCTCAAGAGCGGCTTTCTTCCCGTCAGCGTCGACTACCGCCTCTGCCCCGAGgtcaccctcgccgagggccCCATGACAGACGTGGTCGACGCCCTCTCCTGGGTCCGCAACGTTCTCccgtccctcctccgccccgGCTTCTCCATCGACACCAAccaggtcgtcgccgtcggctggTCCACGGGCGGTCATCTGGCAATGACGCTCGCGTGGACCTCACTCGCCCGCCAGGTGGCGCCCCCCGCGgccatcctcgccttctACAGCCCCCTCGACTACGAAGACGACTTCTGGATGCATCCCAACCTGCCAAGAGGAGCCACCTCGGACTCGGCCGAGTCTTTCCCTCTCGACGCCCGCATctgggacggcggcgtgttCGATACGGCCCGCGTAGAGTACCGTGTGGCCCCGGCCAAacgcgccctcggcggctgGATGGCCGCCTCGGATCCCCGCAGCCGGCTGGCCCTACACATGAACGCCCAAGGCCGCACGCTACACGTGCTGCTCAACGGGCTGGACAAGACGACGCGCCagccgcccgcggcgccgacgagcgcCGAGATCGCGGCCGTCAGCCCACTGGCGCGGGTGAGGGCTGGCCACTACACAACGCCTACCTTTATCATCCACCCGCGCGAAGACGACCTGATCCCCTGGCAGCAGGCGGACCGGACGTGGCGGGCGTTGAGGgaccgcggcgtcgaggccgagctgaGGCTTGTCGAGGGCGTGCCGCACCTGTTTGAcctggcgaggacgatggaCGACGCTGCTGAGCGGGCTGTGGTTGAGGGGTACGAGTTTCTGTGTCGACATGTGGGCGTGAGTCTGCGATTGTGA
- a CDS encoding Putative metallo-beta-lactamase, ribonuclease Z/Hydroxyacylglutathione hydrolase, producing MSATTTTSSKPLAGPPAVAIPESLSTVDVRVMDTNTLLHINPELFWRPKMDGFDGLHAPIYCFLVSHPTTGRHVVFDLGVRPDWRNLAPRTVKLIESTTIVTPGSDVAAMLDDAYDTVGVRSTDVDAVIWSHNHFDHIGDVTRFPSTTDLVIGPGVRAATWPGWPTRPDAIVLDADAEGRVVREIVFDSHDGPKVGRFDAFDFFGDGSFYLLDAPGHAVGHMCALARTDAVRGPDGQIESSFVFMGADACHHMGVLRPSPWQPLPPSETLQQLLRHGHDSGFCPGLLEAWTARPSTAPFFEVNAPGPIFPDGPSSLASVGKIQELDALDNVLVVMAHDLSLQGVLPLFPEKVNGWAQSGIKTDTRWLFCKDFVPTKSTRTEPRA from the exons ATgtctgccaccaccaccacctcctccaagCCCCTTGCCGGCCCCCCGGCGGTGGCCATCCCAGAGTCCCTGTCCACCGTCGACGTCCGGGTCATGGATAC TAACACCCTGCTCCACATCAACCCCGAGCTGTTCTGGCGGCCCAAGATGGATGGCTTCGATGGCCTGCACGCGCCCATCTACTGCTTCCTCGTATCTCACCCGACCACCGGTCGgcacgtcgtcttcgacctcggcgtgcGACCTGACTGGCGCAACCTCGCGCCCCGCACTGTCAAGCTGATCGAGTccaccaccatcgtcacgcccggctccgacgtcgccgccatgctGGACGACGCCTATGacaccgtcggcgtccgtagcaccgacgtcgacgccgtcatctgGTCCCACAACCACTTTGACCACATTGGCGACGTCACGCGCTTCCCGTCCACCACggacctcgtcatcggcccCGGTgtccgcgccgccacctGGCCCGGCTGGCCCACGCGGCCCGATGCCATTGtgctcgatgccgatgccgagggccgTGTTGTGCGCGAGATCGTTTTCGACAGCCACGACGGCCCCAAGGTTGGCCGCTTCGACGCCTTTGACTTCTTCGGCGACGGCTCCTTCTACCTCCTGGATGCCCCAggccacgccgtcggccacATGTGCGCTCTGGCGCGTACGGACGCCGTCCGGGGCCCGGACGGACAGATCGAGTCGTCGTTCGTCTTCATGGGCGCTGACGCGTGCCACCACATGGGGGTCCTCCGGCCTAGTCCATGgcagccgctgccgcccagcgAGACTCTGCAGCAGCTCCTGCGTCACGGCCACGACTCGGGCTTCTGTCCCGGTCTCCTGGAGGCATGGACGGCGCGTCCTTCCACGGCGCCCTTCTTCGAGGTCAACGCCCCCGGGCCCATCTTCCCCGATGGGCCGTCTTCGTTGGCGAGCGTGGGCAAGATCCAAGAGCTCGACGCGCTGGACAACGTGCTTGTCGTCATGGCACATGACTTGTCTCTGCAGGGCGTGCTTCCGCTGTTTCCAGAGAAGGTGAATGGATGGGCGCAGTCGGGCATCAAGACGGATACGCGCTGGCTGTTTTGCAAGGACTTCGTGCCGACCAAGTCAACCAGAACCGAGCCTCGA GCGTAA